A region of Candidatus Protochlamydia phocaeensis DNA encodes the following proteins:
- a CDS encoding small basic protein has product MSRHPSFGKAGQTAAKRNVLKRFERIDVLKKLGRWKEVENKRITGLPKTPVA; this is encoded by the coding sequence ATGTCAAGACACCCAAGTTTTGGTAAAGCAGGCCAAACAGCTGCTAAGCGCAATGTTCTTAAGCGCTTTGAAAGAATCGATGTTTTAAAGAAATTGGGACGTTGGAAAGAGGTGGAAAATAAAAGAATAACAGGTCTCCCCAAGACGCCTGTTGCGTAA
- a CDS encoding hemolysin family protein — translation MSLNISLALLIILLIGLFCLTAVNTALRRFQKRDNKKLALIGNKLFFYRYFHLIFFRNSEFEELFFASVLAQNIVRFFYAILSLGLLAQLNLIEWIVNPETHLAQLSINWPAGLLCLLGLFFLYFIVGDYLGRILGGRYPELSMQVCALVASFFMLLFFPLTFIFLKIPHAFSRTVYFNPLLEPTVEAKQEIIEIIEESNFNAQLDPHDRKLIEAVMGFKDRIAREVMVPRVDVFSLSHDTTIEEAAVVLLNEGYSRTPVYKHTLDNIIGVLMYKDILAKYMEYARTGNKEILQAPIATLVKNILYTPETKKISHLLQEFRKKQVHLAIIVDEYGGTEGIVTIEDILEEIVGDIADEYDEEEALFIALPDGGWLIDARMSILDIEEQFGIEIPQDGDYDTIGGYIFHETGTIPAKGFILTKPNFELEVLRSNDRRVEKLKIKPINPLPEEDGA, via the coding sequence TTGTCTCTGAATATTTCTTTAGCCCTTCTCATTATTCTATTGATTGGGCTGTTTTGTTTAACTGCTGTGAATACAGCTTTGAGGCGCTTTCAAAAAAGGGATAACAAGAAACTTGCCTTGATTGGCAATAAACTATTTTTTTATCGCTATTTCCACCTTATTTTTTTCCGCAATTCAGAATTTGAAGAGCTTTTTTTTGCCAGCGTGCTGGCTCAAAATATTGTCCGCTTCTTTTATGCCATTCTGTCGCTAGGATTGCTCGCCCAGTTAAATTTAATTGAATGGATTGTTAATCCTGAAACGCATCTCGCCCAGCTATCCATCAATTGGCCTGCCGGTTTACTTTGCTTGCTCGGCTTATTTTTCTTGTACTTTATCGTCGGTGATTACTTGGGACGCATATTAGGCGGCCGCTATCCTGAGCTCTCTATGCAGGTATGCGCTTTAGTGGCCTCCTTTTTTATGCTCTTATTTTTTCCGCTAACTTTTATATTCCTCAAAATTCCCCACGCTTTTTCTAGAACGGTCTATTTTAATCCCCTTTTAGAACCGACTGTTGAAGCTAAGCAGGAAATTATTGAAATTATTGAAGAATCAAATTTTAATGCTCAGCTTGATCCCCATGATAGAAAGCTTATCGAAGCCGTCATGGGCTTTAAGGATAGAATTGCGCGCGAGGTCATGGTTCCGCGCGTCGATGTTTTTAGCTTATCGCATGACACCACTATTGAAGAGGCCGCCGTCGTCCTTCTCAATGAAGGCTATAGCCGCACACCTGTCTATAAACATACTTTAGACAACATCATTGGCGTCTTGATGTACAAAGATATTTTAGCTAAGTACATGGAATATGCGCGCACGGGAAATAAGGAAATTTTGCAAGCCCCTATTGCCACTTTAGTCAAAAATATCCTTTACACGCCTGAAACAAAAAAGATTTCTCATCTTCTTCAAGAATTTCGCAAAAAACAAGTTCACTTGGCAATCATTGTTGATGAATATGGCGGAACAGAAGGGATTGTGACAATTGAAGACATCCTGGAAGAGATTGTTGGAGATATCGCTGACGAATACGACGAAGAAGAAGCTTTATTTATTGCTTTGCCAGACGGAGGATGGCTCATTGACGCCCGCATGAGCATTCTGGATATCGAAGAGCAATTTGGAATTGAAATTCCGCAAGATGGCGATTATGATACAATTGGCGGTTATATTTTCCATGAGACGGGAACGATTCCAGCCAAGGGATTTATTCTCACAAAGCCCAATTTTGAACTGGAGGTCCTTCGCTCAAATGATCGGCGTGTAGAGAAACTGAAAATCAAACCCATTAATCCGCTACCTGAAGAGGATGGCGCTTAA
- a CDS encoding DNA polymerase III subunit chi: protein MRSSPAKVTFFRVKDNQAKIQLICQKAQEAFLQERRLLITVPTIEAGRYIDALLWRQPEESFLPHLFTQSPTSEWIAITTMEAGNLNQASCLLNLCLTASSFYQEYEDIYELDDETLPDKKEYAKKRLMEYKAKGLLVKES from the coding sequence ATGAGAAGCAGCCCAGCTAAAGTCACTTTTTTTCGAGTCAAAGATAATCAGGCCAAAATTCAATTGATTTGCCAAAAGGCCCAAGAAGCCTTTTTACAAGAAAGGCGCCTACTGATTACTGTTCCAACGATAGAAGCCGGGCGCTATATTGATGCTCTCTTATGGCGTCAGCCGGAAGAAAGCTTCCTCCCCCACCTCTTTACCCAATCGCCGACTTCAGAATGGATAGCCATCACAACAATGGAAGCCGGCAATCTCAATCAAGCCTCTTGCTTGCTTAACTTATGCCTGACCGCCTCATCTTTTTATCAGGAATATGAAGACATTTATGAACTAGACGATGAAACGCTGCCAGATAAAAAAGAATATGCCAAAAAACGCCTGATGGAATATAAAGCCAAAGGCTTGCTAGTCAAGGAAAGTTAA
- the ybeY gene encoding rRNA maturation RNase YbeY, with the protein MIINVFDQQESLKISLDQLKPLVEQVLREEERQCDEVSLYFVDTPTICDLHLQFFNDGSSTDCISFPMDDEDEDAPYCILGEVFVCPETALNYARSHHLDPYEETTLYIVHGLLHLMGYDDIEEEDLVHMRQAEERHMKQLKALGLCLTERP; encoded by the coding sequence GTGATTATTAATGTTTTTGATCAGCAAGAGTCGTTAAAAATTTCTCTGGATCAATTGAAGCCGCTAGTCGAGCAAGTGCTCCGTGAAGAAGAGCGGCAATGCGATGAAGTCAGTCTCTATTTTGTTGATACGCCAACGATTTGCGATCTACATTTGCAATTTTTTAATGATGGCTCTTCGACTGATTGCATATCATTCCCGATGGATGACGAAGATGAGGACGCTCCTTATTGCATATTAGGAGAGGTATTTGTCTGTCCTGAAACGGCATTGAATTATGCGCGAAGCCATCATCTAGACCCCTATGAAGAAACCACGCTTTATATCGTTCATGGCCTTTTACATTTGATGGGCTATGATGATATTGAAGAAGAAGACTTAGTTCACATGAGGCAAGCTGAAGAGAGGCATATGAAGCAATTAAAAGCTTTAGGCCTTTGCCTCACTGAAAGACCCTAA